The proteins below are encoded in one region of Cyanobacterium stanieri LEGE 03274:
- a CDS encoding pentapeptide repeat-containing protein: MKKYLTLLTLTLSILPLSAKAENIAHLNQLLRTKQCQECDLSQVGLVMANLSGANLVGANLIGANLSRANLMGADLSYANLTGASLHGANLAGVNLTGAILNQTDLRNARVNGANFEQTDLSNAQIDGIIGISNNAFSAEQFFAWALAEDRKGDYPEALRYYNTAIELDPDMASAYLARGIIRARYDRMNIALEDFTKAQAIFTKQNNEEGLTLANQFIELSQAKIENPMDPLGSNQGSPGFVQAVSGVLPFVFRFFGF, translated from the coding sequence ATGAAAAAATATCTTACCCTACTCACCCTAACCCTATCCATCCTACCCCTAAGCGCCAAAGCAGAAAACATCGCCCATCTCAACCAACTATTACGCACAAAACAATGTCAAGAATGTGATTTAAGTCAAGTCGGCCTAGTCATGGCAAACCTTTCAGGAGCAAACCTAGTCGGTGCAAACCTCATTGGGGCGAACCTTAGCCGTGCCAACCTCATGGGTGCAGACTTAAGCTATGCTAACCTTACAGGGGCATCCCTCCACGGAGCAAACCTCGCAGGAGTAAACCTTACAGGAGCTATCTTAAACCAAACCGACCTCAGAAATGCAAGGGTAAACGGAGCTAACTTTGAACAAACAGATCTCAGTAACGCCCAAATAGACGGCATCATCGGCATATCTAACAACGCCTTTTCCGCAGAACAATTTTTTGCCTGGGCCCTAGCCGAAGATCGAAAAGGAGACTACCCCGAAGCCCTCAGATACTACAATACAGCCATTGAACTCGATCCAGACATGGCATCTGCCTACCTTGCCAGAGGCATTATCAGAGCTCGCTACGATCGCATGAACATCGCCCTAGAAGACTTTACCAAAGCACAAGCAATATTCACCAAACAAAACAACGAAGAAGGCTTAACCCTTGCCAACCAATTTATTGAACTTAGCCAAGCTAAAATCGAAAATCCCATGGACCCCCTCGGTAGCAATCAAGGTAGCCCCGGTTTTGTTCAAGCCGTTAGTGGAGTATTACCATTTGTATTCAGATTTTTTGGCTTTTAA
- a CDS encoding DNA polymerase III subunit delta' — protein sequence MKPLAKLIGQPLAVELLERAIAINRIAPAYLFVGAKGVGKAYGARCFAEMLMIRPEDDYGVMVQKIQAGNHPDFLWVEPTYTDKGELITVSEAQEQGLKRKNAPQIRIEQIRAVSQFLARPPLKAPRSVVVIDDAELMAESAGNALLKTLEEPGRATIILIASSVDAILSTLVSRCQIIPFSRLTEDDVAYVLQRQNAGDVLQYPQLIKLAQGSPGKAMGDRTKLLEIPSDLLSRLSQLPLRAIEGFHLAKEISEGLELETQLWLADYLQSVYWDKQRNMEIIESLERVKGALKNYVQPRLVWDCFYLHSIT from the coding sequence ATGAAGCCTCTTGCGAAATTAATTGGACAACCCTTAGCTGTAGAATTGTTAGAAAGGGCGATCGCCATTAACCGCATTGCCCCCGCTTACTTGTTTGTAGGGGCGAAGGGGGTGGGAAAGGCCTATGGGGCGAGATGTTTTGCGGAAATGTTGATGATTCGCCCGGAGGATGATTATGGTGTGATGGTGCAAAAAATACAGGCAGGAAATCATCCCGATTTTCTTTGGGTAGAGCCTACATACACTGATAAAGGTGAACTGATTACCGTCTCAGAAGCTCAGGAACAGGGTTTAAAGCGAAAAAATGCTCCCCAAATCAGAATTGAGCAAATCAGGGCAGTCAGTCAGTTTTTGGCTCGTCCACCCCTGAAAGCGCCTCGCTCGGTGGTAGTAATTGATGATGCGGAGTTGATGGCGGAGTCGGCGGGGAATGCTTTGTTAAAAACTCTGGAGGAACCAGGGAGGGCTACTATTATTTTAATTGCCTCTAGTGTGGATGCGATTCTTTCTACCCTTGTGTCTCGTTGTCAGATAATTCCTTTTTCTCGTTTGACGGAAGATGATGTTGCCTATGTATTACAGCGACAAAATGCAGGGGATGTGTTGCAATATCCTCAGTTAATTAAGTTGGCACAGGGTTCTCCAGGTAAGGCTATGGGCGATCGCACTAAGTTGTTAGAAATACCATCAGATTTACTTTCTAGGTTATCTCAACTACCCCTAAGGGCGATCGAGGGATTCCACCTGGCTAAGGAAATTAGTGAGGGTTTGGAATTGGAAACCCAATTATGGTTAGCGGATTATTTACAGTCTGTGTATTGGGATAAACAAAGGAATATGGAAATCATTGAGAGTCTCGAAAGGGTTAAAGGTGCGCTGAAAAACTATGTCCAACCCCGCCTCGTTTGGGATTGCTTTTATCTACATTCTATTACTTAG
- the recQ gene encoding DNA helicase RecQ, whose translation MSSLTESLKKYFGYDSFRPGQEKIVQDAIAHKDLLVIMPTGGGKSLCFQLPALLKQGITIVISPLISLMQDQVMALQDNGIGATYLNSTLNYEQTKIRQRDILAGKIKLLYLAPERLVSDTFQPFLVTLAQKIGIAAFAIDEAHCISEWGHDFRQEYRQMRYLRQQFPQVPITALTATATVRVQRDIIQQLNLRNPQIHRFSFNRQNLYYEVQEKERRAYNQLLHIIRSHQGSGIVYCISRKSTEEIAQRLVKDGVSALPYHAGLSDKVRSHYQTSFIRDDVRIMVATVAFGMGINKPDVRLVVHYDLPRNIESYYQESGRAGRDGEKANCILLYSRGDKQKIHYFIRQKTNPQEQKIAYAQLAKVIEYADTNYCRRIPQLSYFGEKFKGDCGNCDNCLNPKPIEDWTIEAQKFLSCVYRTNQRFGIKHIIDVLRGSRDKKIYEYGHHLLSTYGIGKDHTTDEWKNLATSLVYQNLVRQTNDGFNILKINDQSKKILKGEKKVYIAVKGKTVKKVTRDNNSQALEVEILLNKLKMLRKKLADLENIAPYVIFNDATLTIMAQMQPDTKAKFAQLSGVNDYKLNKYGDIFISEIRTFIQQKQLPFQLPNNTQMKTLRLYQQGLNIADIAKERGLSVSSIVSHLSELIELNQPVTIDNLVKAEKQKVILNTLKIIGNKKLKEIKERLPDEYTYDEIKLVRAWFKRIDNEQWTMDN comes from the coding sequence ATGTCTTCACTCACAGAGTCTCTAAAAAAATACTTCGGTTATGACAGTTTTCGCCCAGGGCAAGAAAAAATAGTCCAAGATGCGATCGCCCATAAAGACCTTTTAGTTATCATGCCCACGGGGGGTGGAAAATCGCTCTGTTTTCAGCTTCCTGCGCTCTTGAAGCAAGGTATAACCATCGTTATATCCCCCCTCATATCCCTGATGCAAGATCAAGTTATGGCCCTACAGGATAACGGTATCGGGGCAACCTATCTCAATAGTACCCTTAATTACGAACAAACCAAAATCCGTCAACGGGATATTTTAGCAGGGAAAATAAAACTCCTTTACCTCGCCCCCGAAAGACTGGTTAGCGATACATTTCAACCCTTTTTAGTAACCCTCGCCCAAAAAATCGGCATTGCCGCCTTTGCCATCGATGAAGCCCATTGTATCTCGGAATGGGGCCATGATTTTCGCCAAGAATATCGCCAGATGAGATATTTACGCCAACAATTTCCCCAAGTGCCAATTACTGCCCTCACCGCTACCGCCACAGTTAGGGTGCAACGGGATATTATTCAACAGTTAAACCTCAGAAATCCTCAAATTCATCGTTTTAGTTTCAACCGTCAAAACCTTTACTATGAAGTACAGGAAAAAGAAAGACGTGCCTATAATCAACTGCTCCATATTATCCGTTCCCATCAAGGTTCTGGTATAGTTTATTGTATCAGTCGCAAAAGCACCGAAGAAATTGCCCAAAGACTTGTTAAAGATGGGGTTTCTGCCCTCCCTTACCACGCTGGATTGAGTGATAAAGTGCGATCGCACTATCAAACCAGTTTTATCCGAGACGATGTACGCATCATGGTAGCTACCGTCGCCTTTGGCATGGGCATCAACAAACCCGATGTCCGTTTAGTGGTACATTACGACTTACCCCGCAACATAGAAAGCTATTATCAAGAGTCAGGGAGGGCAGGTAGAGACGGAGAAAAAGCTAACTGTATTCTCCTATATAGCCGTGGAGATAAACAAAAAATCCATTATTTCATCAGACAAAAAACCAATCCCCAAGAACAAAAAATTGCCTATGCCCAACTAGCAAAAGTCATCGAATATGCCGACACAAATTATTGTCGTCGTATCCCCCAACTAAGTTATTTTGGTGAAAAATTTAAGGGCGATTGTGGTAACTGTGATAATTGTCTAAACCCTAAACCCATAGAGGATTGGACCATCGAAGCACAAAAATTCTTATCCTGTGTTTATCGCACTAATCAACGGTTTGGAATTAAACATATAATCGATGTTTTAAGAGGTTCAAGGGATAAAAAAATCTACGAATATGGACATCATTTATTATCCACCTATGGCATAGGAAAAGATCATACCACCGATGAATGGAAAAACCTAGCCACTTCCCTTGTTTATCAAAATTTAGTCAGACAAACCAACGATGGATTTAATATTCTTAAAATAAACGATCAAAGTAAAAAAATCCTCAAAGGAGAAAAAAAAGTTTATATCGCCGTCAAAGGAAAAACCGTCAAAAAAGTTACCCGAGATAATAATTCTCAAGCCCTAGAAGTAGAAATACTACTTAATAAACTGAAGATGTTACGCAAAAAATTAGCCGACTTAGAAAACATCGCCCCCTATGTCATTTTCAATGATGCAACCCTTACCATCATGGCGCAAATGCAACCCGACACCAAAGCCAAATTTGCCCAACTTTCGGGGGTAAACGACTATAAACTAAACAAATATGGAGATATATTTATCTCCGAAATTAGAACATTTATCCAACAAAAACAACTGCCTTTCCAACTGCCCAACAATACCCAAATGAAAACCCTACGACTATATCAACAGGGGTTAAATATTGCCGACATTGCCAAAGAAAGAGGATTATCCGTCAGTAGTATCGTATCTCACCTCAGCGAATTGATCGAATTAAATCAACCTGTTACCATTGATAATCTCGTGAAAGCAGAGAAACAAAAAGTTATTCTCAATACTCTTAAAATAATAGGTAATAAAAAGTTAAAGGAGATTAAAGAGCGTTTACCTGATGAATATACCTATGATGAAATAAAATTAGTTCGAGCATGGTTTAAGAGAATTGACAATGAACAATGGACAATGGACAATTAA
- a CDS encoding FAD-binding oxidoreductase, whose translation MDIEQAVHFWRDILTPENVITQQSILEEKATATYLTDKKISTVLRPRNAQEIQKCLQIANKYKIPIYPVSTGKNWGYGSKVPTENNCALMELTKMSKIIDFNEELGYVTIEPGVTQKQLYEFLQEKKSNLWLDCNASSVESSLIGNTMERGFGHTPYGDHFAHVCGLEAVLPTGEIIHTGFGKFGNATAAPVYRWGLGPYLDGLFTQSNLGIVTQMTFWLMPAPEHFEAFFFSVQRDDQLADLIDALRPLRLDGTIKSAVHIGNSYKVLCALRQYPWEESKGVTPLPDEVLNQFAKDWDFGAWNGSGGIYGTKKQVAEAKRLINNALKGKVRRIQFLDDRTIKLADGIAKPFQKITGSHLPELLDLMHPVYGLMKGVPTSTQLASTYWRKKTPIPQNPDPDRDGCGLIWCAPVAPLLGSHGAKINQIVRETLLKFGFEPQQSITLLTERVLDCVITIGYDRDIQGEDQRALECYEELMDKLTTNGYYPYRLGIHSMKTMNKGEDSYNQLLKQLKSTLDPNNILSPGRYSPE comes from the coding sequence ATGGATATTGAACAAGCCGTTCATTTTTGGAGAGATATATTAACCCCAGAAAATGTCATTACTCAACAATCAATACTAGAAGAAAAAGCAACTGCCACATATTTAACTGATAAAAAAATTTCTACCGTATTACGTCCTAGAAATGCTCAAGAAATACAAAAATGTTTACAAATAGCAAATAAATACAAAATTCCTATTTATCCTGTTAGCACAGGCAAAAACTGGGGCTATGGATCAAAAGTACCTACGGAGAATAATTGTGCCTTAATGGAATTGACAAAGATGAGTAAAATCATTGATTTCAACGAAGAATTGGGTTACGTTACCATTGAACCAGGGGTTACTCAAAAACAACTCTATGAGTTTTTACAAGAGAAAAAATCGAATCTTTGGCTAGACTGTAATGCTTCCTCTGTAGAAAGTAGCCTGATTGGTAATACCATGGAGCGGGGATTTGGGCATACTCCCTATGGTGATCATTTTGCCCATGTTTGCGGTTTAGAAGCCGTTTTACCCACAGGGGAAATCATCCACACAGGATTTGGCAAATTCGGTAATGCTACTGCGGCGCCTGTTTATCGTTGGGGATTAGGCCCGTACTTAGATGGACTTTTTACCCAGTCTAACCTAGGTATTGTTACGCAGATGACTTTTTGGTTAATGCCAGCACCTGAACACTTTGAAGCATTTTTCTTTAGTGTCCAAAGGGATGATCAACTAGCTGATTTAATAGATGCTTTACGCCCTCTCCGATTAGATGGCACCATAAAAAGTGCGGTACATATCGGTAATAGTTATAAGGTATTATGTGCCTTGCGGCAATATCCTTGGGAGGAATCCAAGGGAGTTACACCATTACCCGATGAGGTGTTAAATCAGTTTGCTAAGGATTGGGATTTTGGAGCATGGAATGGTTCAGGAGGTATTTATGGAACAAAAAAACAAGTTGCAGAGGCAAAAAGATTAATTAATAATGCCCTCAAAGGAAAAGTTCGCCGAATCCAGTTTTTGGATGATCGCACCATAAAACTTGCCGATGGTATTGCTAAACCTTTTCAAAAGATAACAGGTTCTCATTTGCCAGAATTACTAGACCTAATGCACCCCGTTTATGGATTAATGAAAGGTGTACCTACTAGCACCCAGTTAGCTAGTACCTATTGGCGCAAAAAAACGCCTATTCCCCAAAATCCTGACCCTGATCGAGATGGTTGCGGTTTAATCTGGTGCGCCCCTGTCGCACCCTTGTTGGGAAGCCATGGGGCAAAAATTAACCAGATTGTCCGAGAAACCTTACTCAAATTTGGGTTTGAGCCTCAACAGTCTATCACCCTATTAACGGAAAGGGTACTTGATTGCGTCATTACCATTGGCTATGATCGAGATATACAAGGAGAAGATCAACGAGCTTTGGAATGTTATGAAGAGTTGATGGATAAACTAACCACCAATGGTTATTACCCCTATCGTTTAGGTATCCATTCCATGAAAACCATGAATAAAGGAGAAGATAGTTATAATCAACTACTCAAACAACTAAAAAGTACCCTCGACCCGAACAACATTCTCTCACCAGGGCGTTATTCCCCAGAATAG
- the devC gene encoding ABC transporter permease DevC, translated as MKTPLAWLQLSHERMRLLIALAGIGFADILMFMQLGFRGALLDSATLIHEKIEADLVLISPQSEAIHLMKPFSRRGLYQTLHLEEVEFVAPIYISLGDWKNPETGQVRTIMAMGFNPSHSILDLPLVNKNLDEIKLSDTFLFDVASRPEFGRVESLYESQGEVKTEINNRNIKVNGLFSLGPSFAVDGTVITSDTNILRTFPERSSGNIEVGLVKLKDNVDPLMVKDRLNSFLGADVRVLTHQEFIDFEQGYWSNSTPIGFIFLLGAGMGFVVGTVIVYQILYADVSDHLPEYATLKAMGYGDNYFLVLVFQEAIILAILGFIPGFLISSGLYGLTKTATALPLAMKVSRVVMVLLLTIIMCFISGAIAVRKLKDADPADIF; from the coding sequence GTGAAAACTCCTTTAGCGTGGTTACAACTAAGCCATGAAAGAATGCGATTGTTGATTGCCTTAGCGGGTATTGGCTTTGCTGATATACTCATGTTTATGCAATTAGGTTTTCGAGGGGCTTTATTAGATAGTGCTACCCTTATCCATGAAAAAATAGAAGCTGATTTGGTGTTGATTAGCCCTCAGTCTGAGGCTATACATTTAATGAAGCCTTTTTCCCGTCGGGGTTTATATCAAACATTGCACTTAGAAGAAGTGGAATTCGTTGCGCCGATTTATATTAGTTTGGGTGATTGGAAAAACCCTGAAACTGGCCAAGTGAGAACAATTATGGCTATGGGTTTTAATCCTTCCCATTCTATTTTGGACTTACCTTTGGTTAATAAAAATTTGGATGAAATTAAGTTATCGGATACTTTTTTATTTGATGTGGCTTCTCGCCCTGAGTTTGGCAGGGTTGAAAGTTTATATGAGAGTCAAGGTGAGGTAAAAACGGAGATTAATAATCGAAATATTAAGGTAAATGGTTTATTTTCCCTTGGTCCTTCTTTCGCGGTGGATGGTACAGTAATTACCAGTGATACAAATATTTTACGAACTTTCCCCGAGCGTAGTAGTGGTAATATTGAGGTTGGGTTAGTTAAGCTCAAGGATAATGTAGATCCTTTAATGGTTAAGGATAGGTTAAATTCTTTTTTGGGTGCTGATGTGCGGGTACTTACCCATCAAGAGTTTATCGATTTTGAGCAAGGTTATTGGTCTAATAGTACGCCCATCGGTTTTATTTTTTTGTTGGGGGCTGGTATGGGTTTTGTGGTGGGTACGGTGATAGTATATCAAATATTATATGCTGATGTTTCGGATCATTTACCTGAGTATGCTACCCTCAAGGCGATGGGATATGGGGATAATTATTTTTTGGTGTTGGTATTTCAGGAGGCGATTATTCTAGCTATTTTGGGTTTTATTCCTGGTTTCTTGATTTCTTCTGGTTTATATGGTTTAACGAAGACTGCTACGGCTTTACCTTTAGCTATGAAGGTTTCTCGGGTTGTGATGGTTTTACTCTTAACTATTATTATGTGTTTTATTTCAGGGGCGATCGCCGTTAGAAAATTAAAAGATGCTGATCCTGCTGATATATTTTAA
- a CDS encoding PEP-CTERM/exosortase system-associated acyltransferase, with the protein MDNTSLGEHFFEYFNIFVANTQELKEQVFRIRYQVYCQELGYEPLENFPDSMERDAYDNRSIHCILQHKSTGIYAGCVRLVLSNTSDINDRFPFESVCPNHSLDFRKIPRTKIGEVSRLAVISRFRKRAGEQNTPDGLIVFNNRNKEEIREQRRRSSVIALGLYLAATGLVIDLSLSHGVTLMEPRLARHLRMSGLIAHPIGSLVDFHGKRGPYIMDKDEIVSAFGSNVEVYHLYQKILNTLKKGFSYHSCIA; encoded by the coding sequence ATGGATAATACAAGTTTAGGAGAACACTTTTTTGAATACTTCAATATATTCGTCGCAAACACTCAAGAATTAAAAGAACAAGTCTTCAGAATTAGGTATCAAGTATATTGTCAAGAATTAGGTTACGAACCTTTAGAAAACTTTCCTGATTCAATGGAAAGAGATGCCTACGATAACAGGTCAATTCATTGTATTTTGCAACATAAATCTACGGGAATTTATGCAGGGTGTGTGCGTCTAGTTTTATCAAATACCAGCGATATAAATGATCGTTTTCCCTTTGAAAGTGTCTGTCCAAATCATAGTCTTGATTTTAGAAAAATACCTAGAACAAAAATAGGAGAAGTATCACGATTAGCAGTTATTTCCCGTTTCCGAAAAAGAGCAGGGGAACAAAATACTCCCGATGGTTTAATCGTTTTTAACAACAGAAATAAAGAAGAAATTAGAGAACAGAGAAGGCGTTCATCTGTCATTGCCTTAGGGCTTTATTTAGCGGCCACTGGTTTAGTTATTGATTTAAGCCTTAGTCATGGTGTAACCCTAATGGAACCGAGATTAGCCCGACATTTACGTATGAGTGGTTTAATAGCTCATCCCATTGGTAGTCTTGTGGATTTCCACGGCAAAAGAGGCCCCTATATCATGGATAAAGACGAAATTGTTAGCGCTTTTGGCTCTAACGTAGAGGTATATCATCTTTACCAAAAAATACTTAATACCTTAAAAAAGGGCTTTTCTTATCATTCTTGTATTGCTTAA
- a CDS encoding Uma2 family endonuclease — MTAVISKPRGENIVRLNSVSWTTFNRLLNELGNKRNQRLTYYDNVLEIMSPLGVHENNNRFIESLIFVIADELGLNLKKFGSLTLKSNQFQQAVEPDSCYYLQNEPKVRNKQQIDLTNDPPPDLVLEIDITSGSLHKLPIYANLGVPEIWRYDGEKLTVFILKKDINNYQEVDKSLAFPFLNLSVIPELIEQSLIDGETAVLRGFRNSFKNSL, encoded by the coding sequence ATGACAGCAGTTATAAGTAAACCCAGAGGAGAAAATATTGTTAGGTTAAACTCCGTTAGTTGGACGACTTTTAATCGCCTTCTCAATGAATTAGGTAATAAAAGAAATCAACGTTTAACTTACTATGATAACGTTTTAGAGATTATGAGCCCTTTAGGTGTACATGAAAATAATAATCGTTTTATTGAAAGTTTAATTTTTGTAATAGCCGATGAATTAGGATTAAATTTGAAGAAGTTTGGCTCATTAACCCTTAAATCGAACCAATTTCAACAAGCGGTAGAGCCTGATTCTTGTTATTATTTACAGAATGAGCCTAAAGTTAGAAATAAACAACAAATTGATCTGACAAACGATCCGCCTCCTGATTTAGTATTAGAAATAGATATAACTAGTGGTTCATTACATAAATTACCTATTTATGCTAACTTAGGTGTGCCAGAAATCTGGCGTTATGATGGAGAAAAATTAACCGTTTTTATTCTTAAAAAAGACATCAACAATTATCAGGAGGTAGATAAAAGTTTAGCGTTTCCATTTCTCAATTTAAGTGTAATTCCAGAGTTAATTGAACAAAGTTTAATTGATGGAGAAACTGCGGTTTTAAGAGGTTTTAGAAATTCTTTCAAAAATAGTCTGTAA
- a CDS encoding serine/threonine-protein kinase, protein MDNILLNRYEIIKHLGTGGFGETYLAKDLHSPTQKRVVVKSLKQIHDKSRSEFIEKLFLKEASTLEELGENCKQIPTLHAYFHHQDRYYLVQEYIEGKSLHKLGIISADKCKEILLSFLEVLKYIHSENIIHRDIKPDNIIIREKDNLPVLIDFGAVKEKMGSFTTEDGSVLSSVIVGTRGFMAPEQSMGRTVFSSDLFALGLTMIYCLTGKSPMEFPSDTITGELQWQDFVPNLEPRFKEILEKATKMDIPSRYNSAEEMYQDLSAIMGGMLMVSPPLVTPMVETTRLSSPQNTDLKTEVITPVASYEEESNSSAFLMGILGAVVIFLALIAGFFVAQPRQDSQVIVKETEEEETSSIDRENEENININPVEEETPPINSNPIRQEIPEEENIGEIESPPDNNPPPVEETPPEENNPTPPVEENPPIDNTPVLSEQEAIQTVQSLYSYLSSRQFESAIALYSPSMQSQFSQSFFEQFDRVTVEDITITSQSPQSITLVGYNTYYYPDGKTQKEQRNYTITNINGVPQISSSQFLRVTKPKS, encoded by the coding sequence ATGGATAATATACTATTAAATAGATACGAAATAATTAAACATTTAGGCACAGGAGGATTTGGAGAAACCTATCTCGCCAAAGATTTACATAGCCCTACTCAAAAAAGGGTGGTTGTCAAATCCTTAAAACAAATCCATGATAAAAGTCGCTCAGAATTTATTGAGAAACTATTTTTAAAAGAAGCCTCTACCCTTGAAGAATTAGGGGAAAATTGCAAACAGATTCCTACCCTTCATGCCTATTTTCATCATCAAGATAGATACTATTTAGTACAAGAATATATTGAAGGAAAAAGTCTTCATAAATTAGGAATTATTTCTGCTGATAAATGTAAGGAAATTCTGCTTTCTTTTTTGGAAGTATTAAAATATATACACAGTGAAAATATTATCCATCGAGATATAAAACCCGACAATATTATTATTAGGGAAAAAGATAATTTGCCCGTCTTAATCGATTTTGGGGCAGTTAAAGAAAAAATGGGTAGTTTTACCACCGAAGACGGTTCAGTTTTAAGCTCTGTAATCGTTGGTACGAGAGGCTTTATGGCACCTGAGCAAAGTATGGGGCGTACGGTTTTTAGCTCGGATTTATTTGCCCTTGGCTTGACGATGATTTATTGCTTGACGGGTAAATCACCCATGGAGTTTCCTTCAGATACTATAACAGGGGAATTACAGTGGCAAGATTTTGTGCCAAATTTAGAGCCTCGATTTAAGGAAATTTTGGAAAAGGCTACTAAAATGGATATTCCTAGCCGATACAATAGTGCGGAGGAAATGTATCAGGATTTGTCGGCGATTATGGGAGGAATGTTAATGGTTTCTCCTCCCCTTGTGACTCCTATGGTGGAAACAACTCGCTTATCCTCCCCTCAAAATACAGATTTAAAAACGGAGGTGATAACTCCTGTAGCTAGTTATGAGGAGGAGTCTAATTCTTCTGCTTTTTTGATGGGAATTTTGGGGGCTGTAGTTATTTTTCTGGCTTTGATTGCAGGTTTTTTTGTGGCACAACCAAGGCAGGATAGTCAAGTAATTGTCAAGGAGACGGAGGAGGAAGAAACTTCGTCTATTGATAGGGAAAATGAGGAAAATATCAACATCAATCCTGTGGAGGAAGAAACCCCGCCGATAAATTCTAATCCTATTAGGCAGGAAATTCCTGAAGAAGAAAATATAGGGGAAATCGAATCTCCTCCCGATAATAATCCCCCTCCTGTAGAAGAAACTCCCCCCGAAGAAAATAACCCGACTCCTCCCGTAGAAGAAAATCCTCCTATTGATAATACTCCTGTACTATCTGAACAAGAAGCGATACAGACTGTACAATCATTATACTCCTATTTGTCATCAAGGCAGTTTGAAAGTGCGATCGCCCTTTACTCCCCATCCATGCAAAGTCAATTTAGCCAAAGTTTTTTTGAGCAATTTGATAGAGTGACAGTGGAAGATATAACCATCACATCTCAATCTCCCCAATCCATAACCCTTGTGGGTTACAACACCTATTATTATCCAGACGGCAAAACCCAAAAAGAACAAAGAAACTATACTATAACCAATATAAATGGAGTACCCCAAATTTCCTCATCTCAATTTTTAAGGGTTACAAAACCAAAATCATAG